The Arachis ipaensis cultivar K30076 chromosome B07, Araip1.1, whole genome shotgun sequence genomic interval GATATTTATTACATGCATCCTTCTGTGTTTTCAGGTAAGGAGCTTGGGATGAGTAAATTATATTGTTTCGTGAAACTTAGCTGGAGAATGAGATTCGTCTGTTGAAAGTTATATTGATTTGAAAACATATGGTGTATGATTGCAATTTTGTTGGTCATGGGCTACATTTCTGATATGCATCATTGCACAGCATGATGCCTTCTTAACCATTTGTTCTATTTTTTCTTGCAGATCAGTCAGTTGTAGACCATGCAATTAATGATATATGTGTCCTTATGCAGTGCAGTCGCCATAACCTTAATGTGGTAAACTTTTTGTACTCCATCCTTTTTTGCTGCTTTGCTTTTGGTCTGGCTATCTTTAAATTGTTGAACTGTACAATCTGTGGATTTTGGTGAATTAAACTTGTTTCTGAATTTCTGGTAACAATACTCACCATGGTATTAGTTTCCATTAGTAACTTTTCTACCCTGAAATAAAGCATATTCATAATGTTACTTGGTTAGTTGATTTCATGTTCCAGCTTTTGATATCTACAATTTTTGTCTACGCAAGGGTAAGGAAAATGCTAGTAAACAACTATGAAGGGATGGTTTACTGGCTGTAAATTGTTTAAGAATTATTTTTCACTTGCTGCTTGTTCATTTGAAATAGACATCAACCATGTTCTGGGTGCTAATATTTTCACATTTTCTTTTGCTGCAGGTTTCTGCTGGGAAGGGGTACAGTATGAGATTATACTCTATCTTGGAAAAAGCAATTTGCTGTCTGAAATCTCTCTATGAATCATAATAATAGCTTTATTTTTCTGATGTGGTGCTATTTTATGAAACTGTATACatttttgtatataaaaatattgCAATTTTCATGTCTAAAAGAGCCTTACAGCATATGTATCTCCAGCAGGTTTAACAGTTAATACCAATATCACACTTAATGACATTGATAAAATTGATTACATTTATTGTTCTTTCTGTAGTTTATATTTGCTGTACATCAAGAAGGTTAGCAATTGTGGAATTGTGCCATCTAAGATCTTATCTCTTGCGGCATTAGCAATTGTCAATTAGTTTTCTCAAAGCTGATGCTTTCTAATATCTGGTTCAGTTCCTCATATAATCATGCCGTGTTCGAATATGTTTAACTGATAAGACAGAcaaattttgtttcttgtaggttAGTTATGGGATGGATAAGATTCTTTGAAGGAAAAAGGCTGTTTGACTGCATCAGTTCTCCGAACAAGGTAAGAACCAAAAACTAACATTAATGTAGTAATTAACTTCTAAAATTTTAATGGCTTTTTTGCAGGTCCACCCTATTCCTGTTCATGTTGAAGAAGTTAAAGGTATCCTAATTTCTGGAAGAATATAATGCAATTGTTTTGTTTCCTTcttctaattatattttttaattcatgAGTTATAATACAAATTGATCAGAGATGGGAAGTAACAATGCTTAACTCTTGTACATAGATATCATTAGTGTTGCTCACTACATATTAGTCGTTGAGAAAGAATCAGGTAATATTTCTTGAAGAAAAGGGGAAAACAGTTAATCAAAAAGACGGTTCTTTCTTGGTATTGTTCTTATTGATAAGCAGGTCCATGTTGAACACTTGAACTTGACTTACAGTTTTCGAAAGACTAGCAAATGACCAGTTCTGCAGTGCAAACCACTGCATTGTGATCACTGTAAGTACTTTTCGGAGGAAATTAGCTTTGTTACAAAACTatttttgtgtttgaattttatCTTTCTACATTATTTCTAAATACAGCAATATTTCTGTTTGAATTTTGCGTTTGCACAGGGAAGAGGCTACCCGGATATTCCTACAAGAAGGTGTGACACCCCCAAGATATCATGCTACCGATGTCTCTGATCAGCTATGGTTTTAAAAGTTTTGTATCCTAACAGGTTTCTGCGTCTTCTAGTTGAGGATTTGCACCTGCCTGCATATTGCTTGGTTGATTGTGATCCCTATGGCTTTGACATCTTAACCACTTACAGATTTGGTTCCATGGTTAGCATTTTAAAACGCATCATTTTGCAACTATTTAAACATGCATATCATGATACGGTTCTGAATATGAAATTACACGATTATTGATTGGATTGAATCTCTGCCTAATGGCCAAGTTACATTTCTGATACTGGTAGACTAATCTACTCCCTGATGTTTTGTTAGCAAATGGCTTATGACACAAAACATCTTCGTGTCCCGGAGATACAATGGCTTGGAGCTTATCCTTCAGATGCTGAGAGATATTTTAttccaaagcagtgtctactttCTCTAACTGCTGAAGGTAAGGAATAAGTATATTAATTTTAGTGCATGAGGACATAGTTATACACCTGATCTAATCAATACCGTGCCTACAATATACTTGGAAGACAAGAGGAAACTTGAAGCCATGTTGCTTAGATGCTACCTGCAAAGGGATGTGCCACAATGGAGGTGATATTCCTTTTACATTCCCCCCTTACATTTGTCTTTTACCTTCAATTGAACTGTGCCTTGTCTTATTGTTGCTTTTGAAGGTTGGAGCTAAAGATGATGCTGGAGAAAGGAGTGAAGTTTGAGATTGAAGCATTATCTGTGCATGCTCTTTCATTCTTGTCAGTGTCTTACCTGCCATCTAAAATTCAAGGTAAAATGATCATTTAGCATTTTTGATATAAAATGTTGAGCTCAGTGCATGTTCAGTTCATCAGGTAACATTTATTAGGCTTCAGTCCAAGTTCGGATATGTTTTTGGTCTGATCCATAGTTCTTATGGGAGTGGGCTCATCAGGGGCAGTGGGTCTGTCTGGAATCTTTGGGCCCATGTTAATAGCTAGCTAAAGAGACAGATTACTAGACTTGACTTTCATAGCTTTGTTTGTAACCTTTTTCTTTGTCTAGTTTCAGAGTTAACAATTTTGTATTATGTTcccgaccaaaaaaaaaaaatttgtattatgTTTACTTTCCTTCTAAGTTCTAAGCCAATAATAAGATTGAATTACCTTGGGGATGATACTgtaggggtgtccatggatcggatcgtatccacagatccgcggtaaatatccgcatccgatccgaaaattgcggatacgatccgatccgcaaattgatCNNNNNNNNNNNNNNNNNNNNNNNNNNNNNNNNNNNNNNNNNNNNNNNNNNNNNNNNNNNNNNNNNNNNNNNNNNNNNNNNNNNNNNNNNNNNNNNNNNNNNNNNNNNNNNNNNNNNNNNNNNNNNNNNNNNNNNNNNNNNNNNNNNNNNNNNNNNNNNNNNNNNNNNNNNNNNNNNNNNNNNNNNNNNNNNNNNNNNNNNNNNNNNNNNNNNNNNNNNNNNNNNNNNNNNNNNNNNNNNNNNNNNNNNNNNNNNNNNNNNNNNNNNNNNNNNNNNNNNNNNNNNNNNNNNNNNNNNNNNNNNNNNNNNNNNNNNNNNNNNNNNNNNNNNNNNNNNNNNNNNNNNNNNNNNNNNNNNNN includes:
- the LOC107609824 gene encoding meiotic recombination protein SPO11-1; protein product: MEGKWMSSQSQSPNFHLLAKIKEFTLSIVTDLSNGQSPVILIHRFRNHCTNPNSNCFCGSNLPCGKDVLTLCRESHVHRIDVMLRVLLIVQKLLQENRHCSKRDIYYMHPSVFSDQSVVDHAINDICVLMQCSRHNLNVVSAGKGLVMGWIRFFEGKRLFDCISSPNKVHPIPVHVEEVKDIISVAHYILVVEKESVFERLANDQFCSANHCIVITGRGYPDIPTRRFLRLLVEDLHLPAYCLVDCDPYGFDILTTYRFGSMQMAYDTKHLRVPEIQWLGAYPSDAERYFIPKQCLLSLTAEDKRKLEAMLLRCYLQRDVPQWRLELKMMLEKGVKFEIEALSVHALSFLSVSYLPSKIQGKMII